A window of Mycolicibacterium fluoranthenivorans contains these coding sequences:
- a CDS encoding winged helix-turn-helix transcriptional regulator — translation MTVLQGVLADRDAWSAVGHCPIEKAMGLIGTKSAMLIMREAFYGTTRFDDFARRVGITKAAASARLSELVDAGLLTKQPYREPGQRSRDEYVLTEAGTDLMPVVWAMFEWGRKHLKDSGLRLTHLDCGSDAGVEVRCTQGHPVPPGELGMRLARRGTSRT, via the coding sequence ATGACAGTTCTGCAGGGAGTGCTCGCAGACCGCGATGCCTGGTCGGCGGTGGGGCATTGCCCCATCGAGAAGGCGATGGGGCTGATCGGCACCAAGTCGGCGATGTTGATCATGCGCGAGGCCTTCTACGGCACGACCCGGTTCGACGATTTCGCCCGCCGGGTCGGGATCACCAAGGCCGCCGCGTCGGCGCGGCTGTCCGAACTGGTCGACGCCGGGCTGCTGACCAAGCAGCCCTACCGGGAACCGGGGCAGCGCAGCCGGGACGAATACGTGCTCACCGAGGCGGGCACCGACCTGATGCCCGTGGTGTGGGCGATGTTCGAGTGGGGTCGAAAACACCTCAAGGACAGCGGCCTGCGGCTCACCCACCTGGACTGCGGGTCCGACGCGGGAGTGGAGGTCCGGTGCACGCAGGGCCACCCGGTGCCGCCGGGCGAACTCGGTATGCGGCTGGCCAGAAGGGGCACAAGCCGCACATAG
- a CDS encoding DUF389 domain-containing protein encodes MLQIRVIAPAELTESVLELCRHTPGVAHVVVHRGAAVEPAGDLVAVDVARESADRMVGRLKALGLTDDGAITLEALGTVLSKAGFRADDEAEGDGADAVLWDELLARTREESSLSVTFLAFLCIARLLAAVGVLTDSAVTVVGAMVVGPEFGPLAALAVALVRRRAALARRAAAALLIGFPLAMVLTGVATLGFEALGWVALTSTRNLEQVDFIFQVGPFSFVVALLAGAAGMLSLVSAKSAALVGVFISVTTVPAAGFAVVAATVGDWDIAAYSVLQLMVNLIGIVAAGVVVLAAHRRLHDA; translated from the coding sequence GTGCTGCAGATACGGGTGATCGCGCCGGCGGAACTGACCGAGTCGGTGCTTGAACTCTGCCGGCACACGCCGGGCGTCGCGCATGTCGTCGTGCACCGCGGTGCCGCCGTCGAACCGGCCGGCGACCTCGTCGCCGTCGACGTGGCGCGGGAGTCGGCCGACAGGATGGTCGGCCGGCTCAAGGCGCTCGGCTTGACCGACGACGGCGCCATCACCCTGGAGGCCCTCGGCACGGTGCTGTCCAAGGCCGGGTTCAGGGCCGACGACGAGGCCGAGGGCGACGGGGCCGACGCGGTGTTGTGGGACGAGTTGCTGGCGCGCACCCGCGAAGAGTCCAGTCTGTCGGTGACCTTCCTCGCTTTTCTGTGCATCGCCCGCTTGCTGGCCGCGGTGGGTGTGCTGACAGATTCGGCCGTCACGGTCGTCGGCGCCATGGTGGTGGGTCCGGAATTCGGTCCGCTGGCCGCGTTGGCGGTGGCGCTGGTGCGGCGCCGCGCAGCCCTGGCGCGGCGGGCGGCCGCGGCGCTGTTGATCGGCTTTCCGCTGGCGATGGTCCTGACGGGTGTCGCCACCCTCGGTTTCGAGGCGCTCGGCTGGGTGGCACTGACCAGCACCCGGAACCTCGAGCAGGTCGACTTCATCTTCCAGGTGGGCCCGTTCTCCTTCGTGGTGGCGCTGCTGGCGGGAGCTGCCGGAATGCTGTCGCTGGTGTCAGCCAAATCGGCTGCCCTGGTAGGGGTTTTCATCTCGGTCACCACGGTGCCCGCCGCGGGCTTCGCGGTGGTTGCTGCCACCGTCGGCGATTGGGACATCGCGGCGTACTCGGTCTTGCAGCTGATGGTCAATCTGATCGGCATCGTGGCGGCCGGCGTCGTGGTGCTGGCAGCACACCGGAGGCTGCACGACGCGTAA
- a CDS encoding circularly permuted type 2 ATP-grasp protein, with product MVLRANGSPEPNIGVSGTTSASTDDVLVGYRAARAQQALFDVRGMAGSGYDEFVDPAGGVRSTWRELAECVGERGRDGLDQLRGIVRGLVDDDGITYVHVDPSSPASDGVSVPWHLDALPLLVSAADWNVLEAGLVQRSRLLDAVLTDLYGERRSITSGVLPPQLLFAHPGYVRAAHGIEVPGRHQLFLHGCDVSRAADGSFRVNADWTQAPSGAGYAMAGRRVIAHAVPDLYERVGPRPASPWAQALRLALIDAAPETAEEPVVVVLSPGAHSETAFDQAYLATVLGFPLVESADLVVRDGRLWMRSLGTLKRVDVVLRRVDAEYVDPLDLRADSRLGVVGLVEVLRRGAVTVVNTLGSGILESPALLRFLPELAELLVGEVPQLHSGGVYWAGYANELSHIRANLATLLIKPVDGGRTIVGPTLPPARRDELADRIAATPWRWVAQELPEFSSAPTDYYKGGLSAASVGMRLFTVAQRGGYAPMIGGLGFLPAQGSSAYTMNTVAAKDIWVRTPDRVRAVPAPSIELPVMTPSPTRAVSSPRVLSDLFWMGRYAERAENMARLLTVTRERYHEYRYRQDMDGSQCVPVLLSAIGAITGTDIGAGSDDHEMIAIAPSTLWAVTADRRRSGSLAQAVERLGLAARGVRDQMSNDTWMVLASVERAVGHRAATPPESQTEGDAYLAAAHSKTLAGMLALSGMAAESMVQDIGWTMMDIGKRIERGLGLTALLRATLTEVRSRDAEQTVTESTLVACESSVIYRRRMLGQVSLAALTELVLFDDENPRSLAYQFERLRAGLKRLPSASGASRPERLVEEIATRLRRIDPLDLEVVAADGTRAELAELLDGIHASLRDLSNLITASHLSLPGGMQPLWGPDERRELP from the coding sequence ATGGTCCTTCGCGCAAACGGCTCACCGGAGCCGAATATCGGTGTGTCCGGCACCACCTCGGCTTCGACCGACGATGTGCTGGTGGGGTACCGCGCTGCCCGCGCCCAGCAGGCGTTGTTCGATGTCCGGGGCATGGCGGGCAGCGGATACGACGAGTTCGTCGACCCCGCGGGCGGCGTTCGGTCCACCTGGCGCGAACTGGCCGAGTGCGTCGGTGAGCGCGGTCGCGACGGTCTGGATCAGCTGCGCGGTATCGTCCGCGGGCTGGTCGACGACGACGGCATCACCTACGTGCACGTGGATCCGTCCTCGCCGGCGAGTGACGGCGTCTCGGTGCCGTGGCACCTGGACGCGCTGCCCCTGTTGGTGTCGGCCGCGGACTGGAACGTGCTGGAGGCTGGCCTGGTGCAGCGCTCCCGGCTGCTGGACGCCGTACTGACCGATCTGTACGGCGAACGCCGGTCCATCACCAGCGGCGTGCTGCCGCCCCAGTTGCTGTTCGCCCACCCCGGCTATGTGCGTGCGGCACACGGTATCGAGGTGCCGGGCCGCCACCAGTTGTTCCTGCACGGCTGTGATGTCAGCCGCGCCGCCGACGGCAGCTTCCGGGTGAACGCCGACTGGACCCAGGCGCCCTCGGGCGCCGGATACGCGATGGCCGGGCGGCGCGTCATCGCGCACGCCGTTCCCGATCTCTACGAGCGGGTCGGTCCGCGCCCCGCATCGCCCTGGGCGCAGGCGTTGCGACTGGCACTGATCGACGCGGCTCCCGAGACCGCCGAAGAACCGGTCGTGGTGGTGCTCAGTCCGGGTGCGCATTCCGAGACCGCCTTCGACCAGGCGTACCTGGCCACCGTGCTCGGTTTCCCGCTGGTCGAGAGTGCCGACCTGGTGGTGCGCGACGGCCGGTTGTGGATGCGTTCACTGGGCACCCTCAAACGGGTCGACGTGGTGTTGCGCCGGGTCGACGCCGAGTACGTCGACCCACTCGACCTGCGTGCCGACTCGCGCCTGGGGGTGGTCGGCCTCGTCGAGGTGCTGCGCCGCGGGGCCGTGACGGTGGTCAACACGCTGGGCAGCGGTATCCTGGAAAGCCCTGCGCTGCTTCGCTTTCTGCCCGAGCTGGCCGAACTGCTGGTCGGCGAGGTGCCCCAGTTGCACAGCGGTGGGGTGTATTGGGCCGGCTATGCCAACGAGCTCTCACATATCCGGGCGAACCTGGCCACGTTGCTGATCAAACCGGTCGACGGCGGTCGCACCATCGTCGGCCCGACCCTGCCGCCGGCTCGTCGCGACGAGCTCGCTGACCGGATCGCCGCCACACCGTGGCGATGGGTGGCACAGGAACTGCCCGAGTTCTCCTCCGCGCCCACCGATTACTACAAGGGTGGGCTGTCGGCGGCCAGTGTGGGTATGCGGCTGTTCACCGTGGCCCAGCGCGGCGGCTACGCACCGATGATCGGCGGACTGGGATTCCTTCCGGCGCAGGGAAGTTCGGCGTACACGATGAACACCGTGGCCGCCAAGGACATCTGGGTGCGCACCCCGGACCGGGTCAGGGCGGTGCCGGCGCCGTCGATCGAGCTGCCGGTGATGACACCGAGCCCGACCCGTGCGGTGAGTTCGCCGCGCGTGCTGTCGGATCTGTTCTGGATGGGTCGCTACGCCGAGCGCGCGGAGAACATGGCGCGTCTGCTGACGGTCACGCGCGAGCGGTATCACGAATACCGCTACCGCCAGGACATGGACGGCAGCCAGTGTGTGCCGGTGTTGCTGTCCGCGATCGGTGCCATCACCGGAACCGATATCGGCGCGGGCAGTGACGATCACGAGATGATCGCCATCGCGCCGAGCACGCTGTGGGCGGTGACCGCCGACCGGCGGCGCTCCGGGTCGCTGGCGCAGGCGGTGGAACGGCTGGGCCTGGCGGCCCGCGGTGTGCGCGACCAGATGTCCAACGACACCTGGATGGTGCTGGCCTCGGTGGAGCGGGCCGTGGGACACCGGGCGGCCACCCCGCCCGAATCGCAGACCGAGGGTGACGCCTACCTGGCCGCCGCGCACAGCAAGACCCTGGCCGGCATGCTGGCGCTCTCCGGGATGGCAGCCGAGTCGATGGTGCAGGACATCGGCTGGACGATGATGGACATCGGTAAGCGCATCGAGCGCGGCCTGGGCCTCACCGCGTTGCTGCGGGCCACCCTCACCGAGGTGCGCAGCCGGGACGCCGAGCAGACGGTCACCGAATCCACGCTGGTGGCCTGCGAATCGTCGGTGATCTACCGGCGCCGGATGCTGGGCCAGGTCAGCCTGGCCGCCCTGACCGAACTGGTGCTCTTCGACGACGAGAACCCGCGGTCGTTGGCCTATCAGTTCGAGCGGTTGCGCGCCGGCCTGAAACGGTTGCCGTCCGCCTCGGGTGCCTCGCGACCGGAACGGCTGGTCGAGGAGATCGCCACCCGGTTGCGTCGTATCGACCCCCTGGACCTGGAGGTGGTCGCGGCTGACGGCACCCGCGCCGAACTGGCCGAACTGCTCGACGGGATACACGCCAGCCTGCGTGATCTGTCCAACCTGATCACCGCGTCGCATCTGTCCCTGCCCGGCGGTATGCAACCGCTGTGGGGACCCGACGAGAGGCGGGAATTACCGTGA
- a CDS encoding nitroreductase/quinone reductase family protein has translation MSDIDKEKLVADPAALGEFNRNIIEEFRANAGKVAAFEGGNLLLLHSIGARTGHPRVTPLAYLTIDGRMYIVGSYAGAPKDPAWVHNLRADPHARIEVGTDAYDVAVRELPLPERDEMYPKIAAAAPAFAEYQANTSRVIPLFELQRV, from the coding sequence ATGAGTGACATCGACAAGGAAAAGCTCGTCGCCGACCCCGCGGCCCTCGGCGAGTTCAACCGCAACATCATCGAAGAATTCCGCGCGAACGCCGGCAAGGTGGCCGCGTTCGAGGGTGGCAACCTGTTGCTGCTGCACAGCATCGGCGCCAGGACCGGCCATCCCCGGGTGACGCCGCTGGCCTACCTGACCATCGACGGCCGGATGTACATCGTGGGTTCGTATGCGGGAGCGCCGAAGGATCCCGCGTGGGTGCACAACCTGCGGGCCGATCCGCACGCCAGGATCGAGGTCGGCACCGACGCGTATGACGTGGCGGTGCGCGAGCTGCCGCTACCCGAGCGTGACGAGATGTATCCGAAGATCGCCGCTGCGGCGCCCGCGTTCGCCGAGTATCAGGCCAACACCAGCCGGGTCATCCCGCTGTTCGAGCTGCAGCGGGTCTGA
- a CDS encoding thiolase family protein, translating into MSGYSGRDAVIVGAVRTPVGKGKANGALHGVLPADLLAHSLRELIVRTGVDPVEVDDVIAGAVTQVGDQSVNIARNALLGAGFPETVPGTTVDRQCGSSQQAISFAAQGVLAGAYDIVIAAGVESMSRVPMGSSVLPGSDPFGLDMAARYPEGLVPQGISAELIAAKWKLSRTQLDEFSASSHEKAAAATKAGLFDNELAPFAGLSTDEIVRPGTTVETLAGLRPAFYNEAYAARFPQITWEITPGNSSPLSDGSAAVMITSGETAKRLGLRPLARIHTTTVVGSDPLYMLTGVIPATEKVLRKAGLALSDIDLFEVNEAFAPVVLSWAAEVGADLNKVNVHGGAIAIGHPLGASGARIMTTLVNALEQRGARYGLQTMCEGGGMANATIIERL; encoded by the coding sequence ATGTCCGGATATTCAGGTCGCGACGCGGTCATCGTCGGTGCGGTACGCACCCCGGTCGGCAAGGGCAAGGCCAACGGCGCGCTGCACGGCGTGCTGCCCGCCGATCTGCTCGCCCACAGCCTGCGCGAGCTGATCGTCCGCACCGGCGTCGACCCGGTCGAGGTCGACGACGTCATCGCGGGCGCCGTCACCCAGGTGGGTGACCAGTCCGTGAACATCGCCCGCAACGCACTGCTCGGCGCGGGCTTCCCCGAGACCGTGCCCGGCACCACTGTGGATCGTCAGTGCGGCAGCAGCCAGCAGGCCATCAGCTTCGCCGCCCAAGGTGTGCTGGCCGGCGCCTACGACATCGTCATCGCCGCGGGTGTGGAGTCCATGTCGCGGGTGCCGATGGGCTCGTCGGTGCTGCCCGGTAGTGACCCGTTCGGTCTCGACATGGCCGCCAGGTATCCCGAAGGCCTTGTCCCACAGGGCATCAGCGCGGAGCTGATCGCCGCGAAGTGGAAACTGTCCCGCACGCAGCTGGACGAGTTCTCGGCGAGCAGCCACGAGAAGGCCGCAGCCGCCACCAAGGCCGGCCTGTTCGACAACGAGCTGGCTCCCTTCGCCGGACTGAGCACCGACGAGATCGTGCGGCCCGGCACCACCGTGGAGACCCTCGCCGGCTTGCGGCCCGCCTTCTACAACGAGGCTTACGCAGCCCGCTTCCCCCAGATCACGTGGGAGATCACCCCGGGCAACTCGTCCCCGCTGTCCGACGGCAGCGCCGCGGTGATGATCACCAGTGGCGAGACCGCGAAACGGCTGGGACTGCGACCGCTGGCACGCATCCACACCACCACGGTGGTCGGATCAGATCCGCTCTACATGCTGACCGGTGTCATCCCGGCCACCGAGAAGGTGCTGCGCAAGGCGGGGCTCGCATTGTCGGACATCGACCTCTTCGAGGTGAACGAGGCCTTCGCGCCGGTGGTGCTCAGCTGGGCCGCCGAGGTGGGAGCCGACCTGAACAAGGTCAACGTCCACGGTGGCGCCATCGCCATCGGGCACCCGCTGGGTGCCAGTGGCGCACGGATCATGACAACCCTGGTCAACGCCCTGGAGCAACGTGGCGCACGCTACGGCCTGCAGACCATGTGTGAGGGCGGCGGGATGGCCAACGCCACCATCATCGAACGGCTCTAG
- a CDS encoding transglutaminase family protein: MSSRGYEITHRTTYRYSDVVTSSYGRGFLIPRSSSRQRCLAHELLIDPDPADSSTSRDAYGNISSYFHVTERHRTLTVTSRAVVEVDAPPPDYYTDAALQLPWEQARPVGLACEFAMDLVPPEITDEIRAYAAPSFTPERPLIEVVRELTSRIYHDFTYLPGSTTVSTGVAEVLAEREGVCQDFARLAIACLRANGLAASYVSGYLATDPPPGKERMVGVDATHAWASVWTPGDRWVAFDPTNNQLIDERYVVVGFGRDYADVPPLRGIIYTDSESSVIDVAVDVAPY; this comes from the coding sequence GTGAGCTCCAGGGGCTACGAGATCACCCACCGCACCACCTATCGGTACTCCGACGTGGTGACCAGTTCCTACGGCCGGGGTTTCCTCATCCCGCGCAGTTCGTCACGGCAGCGCTGCCTGGCCCACGAACTGCTCATCGACCCGGATCCCGCCGACAGCTCCACCAGCCGGGACGCCTACGGCAATATCAGCTCCTACTTCCACGTCACCGAACGCCATCGCACGTTGACGGTGACCAGCCGCGCGGTCGTCGAGGTCGACGCGCCACCGCCGGACTATTACACCGATGCCGCCCTACAGCTGCCGTGGGAGCAGGCGCGCCCGGTCGGGTTGGCCTGCGAATTCGCCATGGATCTGGTGCCGCCGGAGATCACCGACGAGATACGTGCTTATGCGGCACCGAGTTTCACGCCGGAGCGGCCGCTCATCGAGGTGGTGCGGGAGCTCACTTCGCGGATCTACCACGATTTCACCTACCTGCCCGGGTCCACCACGGTGTCCACCGGTGTCGCCGAGGTGCTCGCCGAGCGCGAGGGCGTGTGCCAGGATTTCGCCCGGTTGGCCATCGCCTGCCTGCGCGCCAACGGGTTGGCGGCGAGCTACGTCTCGGGCTATCTGGCCACCGACCCGCCGCCGGGCAAGGAGCGGATGGTCGGGGTCGACGCCACCCATGCCTGGGCCTCGGTGTGGACACCGGGGGATCGGTGGGTCGCCTTCGATCCCACGAACAACCAATTGATCGACGAACGCTACGTCGTCGTCGGCTTCGGCCGCGATTACGCCGATGTTCCCCCGTTGCGCGGCATCATCTACACCGACTCGGAGAGTAGCGTGATAGACGTCGCGGTCGACGTCGCGCCGTACTAG
- a CDS encoding DUF2126 domain-containing protein: protein MGIKVALEHRTSYTFDRLVELYPHVVRLRPAPHSRTPIEAYSLQVEPADHFINWQQDAFGNFLARLVFPNRASSLTITVGLIADLKVINPFDFFIEEWAETVPFTYPRALAEDLKPYLRPVDEAGAGTGPGELVEAWVKNFHVPDGTRTIDFLVALNRAVNADVGYSVRMEPGVQTPDHTLRTAIGSCRDSAWLLVSILRQLGYAARFVSGYLVQLTSDVEALDGPSGPAADFTDLHAWTEVYVPGAGWIGLDPTSGLFAGEGHIPLSATPHPESAAPITGSTGKCETTLEFSNVVTRVHEDPRVTLPYTPAAWASIIDLGEKVDARLSAGDVRLTVGGEPTFVSIDNQTDPEWTTEADGPHKRQRASALAARLKKVWAPQGLVQRSQGKWYPGEPLPRWQIGLFWRVDGAPLWSDPSLLADPWGQTNPEPAPDGADAALLGAVADGLTLPASQVRPAFEDALSRLAGAVRLPAGDPVDAADDLSADDAASRAALLARLDESVVEPAAHVLPLHRRDDDSGWASADWQLRRGRIVLLEGDSPAGLRLPLNAISWHAPRRTFEADPLTQDGTLLRGPAQQAEASVEPTEDAPPTALVAEIRDGFLYVFLPPTDTLEDFLDLVSRVEAAAAAIACPVVIEGYGPPHDGRLTSMTITPDPGVIEVNVAPTASFADQRAQLETLYEEARLARLSTESFDVDGTHGGTGGGNHITLGGITPADSPLLRRPDLLVSLLTYWQRHPSLSYLFAGRFIGTTSQAPRVDEGRSESLYELEIAFAEIARLAEIGAAKPWVTDRALRHLLTDITGNTHRAEFCIDKLYSPDSPRGRLGLLELRGFEMPPHHQMAMVQSLLVRSLVAWFWDEPLRAPLIRHGENLHGRYLLPHFLIQDIADVAGDLRAHGVDFDTSWLDPFTEFRFPRIGTAVFDGVEIELRGAIEPWNVLGEESTAGGTARYVDSSVERVQVRLIGADRHRYIVTVNDQPIPLLATDKADVQVGGVRFRAWQPPSALHPTITVDGPLRFELIDTLTGSSKGGCTYHVAHPGGRAYDSPPVNAVEAESRRGRRFEVAGFTPGRLDLSDLREKQARQSTDMGAPGILDLRRVRTVLR, encoded by the coding sequence ATGGGAATCAAGGTGGCGCTGGAGCACCGCACCAGCTACACGTTCGACAGACTCGTGGAGTTGTATCCGCATGTGGTGCGGCTGCGCCCCGCCCCGCACTCCCGCACCCCGATCGAGGCCTACTCGTTACAGGTCGAGCCGGCCGACCACTTCATCAACTGGCAGCAGGACGCGTTCGGCAACTTCCTGGCCAGGCTGGTGTTCCCGAACCGGGCCAGCAGCCTCACCATCACCGTCGGCCTGATCGCCGACCTGAAGGTGATCAACCCCTTCGACTTCTTCATCGAGGAATGGGCCGAAACGGTCCCGTTCACCTACCCGCGGGCGCTGGCCGAGGATCTCAAGCCCTATTTGCGCCCGGTCGACGAGGCCGGCGCCGGCACCGGCCCCGGTGAGCTGGTCGAAGCCTGGGTGAAGAACTTCCACGTCCCCGACGGCACGCGCACCATCGATTTTCTGGTGGCGCTCAACCGCGCCGTGAACGCCGACGTCGGCTACAGCGTCCGGATGGAGCCGGGTGTGCAGACCCCGGACCACACGCTGCGCACCGCGATCGGTTCCTGCCGCGATTCGGCGTGGCTGCTGGTGTCGATCCTGCGCCAGTTGGGCTACGCCGCGCGGTTCGTCTCCGGCTACCTGGTCCAGCTGACCTCCGATGTCGAGGCGCTCGACGGTCCGTCCGGCCCGGCCGCAGACTTCACCGATCTGCATGCCTGGACCGAGGTGTACGTGCCCGGCGCCGGGTGGATCGGCCTGGATCCCACCTCGGGTCTGTTCGCCGGCGAAGGTCACATCCCGCTGTCGGCCACCCCGCACCCGGAGTCCGCCGCGCCGATCACCGGCTCGACCGGAAAGTGCGAGACCACGCTGGAATTCTCCAACGTCGTCACCCGGGTGCACGAGGATCCGCGCGTCACGCTGCCCTACACCCCGGCCGCCTGGGCCTCGATCATCGATCTGGGCGAGAAGGTGGACGCCCGGCTGTCGGCGGGCGATGTCCGCCTGACCGTGGGCGGCGAACCGACCTTCGTCTCCATCGACAACCAGACCGATCCGGAATGGACCACCGAGGCCGACGGCCCGCACAAACGCCAGCGGGCCTCGGCGCTGGCTGCCCGGCTGAAGAAGGTGTGGGCACCGCAGGGTCTGGTGCAACGCAGCCAGGGCAAGTGGTATCCGGGAGAACCGTTGCCGCGCTGGCAGATCGGGTTGTTCTGGCGGGTCGACGGTGCGCCGCTGTGGAGCGACCCGTCGCTGCTCGCCGACCCCTGGGGCCAGACCAATCCCGAGCCGGCCCCCGACGGGGCCGACGCCGCACTGCTGGGCGCGGTCGCCGACGGGCTGACGCTGCCCGCCAGCCAGGTCCGGCCGGCCTTCGAGGACGCGCTGAGCCGGTTGGCCGGCGCGGTGCGGCTGCCCGCCGGTGACCCGGTCGACGCGGCCGACGACCTCAGTGCCGACGATGCGGCGTCCCGCGCCGCGTTGCTGGCCCGCCTCGACGAATCCGTCGTCGAACCCGCCGCGCACGTGTTGCCGCTGCACCGCCGCGACGACGACTCGGGCTGGGCCAGTGCGGACTGGCAGCTGCGGCGCGGCCGCATCGTCCTGCTCGAGGGTGATTCACCCGCCGGTCTGCGCCTGCCGCTGAACGCCATCAGCTGGCATGCGCCGCGACGGACCTTCGAGGCCGACCCGCTGACTCAGGACGGCACCCTGCTACGGGGCCCGGCCCAGCAGGCCGAGGCATCCGTCGAGCCGACCGAGGATGCACCTCCCACCGCACTGGTGGCCGAGATCCGGGACGGTTTCCTCTACGTCTTCCTGCCGCCCACCGACACCCTGGAGGACTTCCTCGACCTGGTGTCACGGGTGGAGGCCGCGGCGGCGGCGATCGCGTGCCCCGTGGTCATCGAGGGGTACGGGCCACCCCACGACGGCCGGCTGACGTCCATGACGATCACCCCGGACCCGGGTGTCATCGAGGTCAACGTGGCGCCCACGGCCAGCTTCGCCGACCAGCGAGCGCAGCTGGAGACGTTGTACGAGGAAGCCCGGCTGGCGCGCCTGTCCACCGAGTCGTTCGACGTGGACGGCACCCACGGCGGCACCGGCGGTGGCAACCACATCACCCTGGGCGGCATCACCCCGGCGGACTCGCCGCTGCTGCGCCGTCCCGATCTGCTGGTGTCGCTGTTGACCTACTGGCAGCGCCACCCCTCGTTGTCCTACCTGTTCGCGGGGCGCTTCATCGGCACCACCTCGCAGGCGCCGCGGGTCGACGAGGGCCGCTCGGAATCCCTGTACGAATTGGAGATCGCGTTCGCCGAGATCGCCCGGCTGGCCGAGATCGGTGCCGCCAAACCGTGGGTGACCGACCGCGCGCTGCGGCATCTGCTCACCGATATCACCGGCAACACGCACCGGGCCGAGTTCTGCATCGACAAGCTCTACAGCCCCGACAGCCCGCGTGGCCGGCTCGGCCTGCTGGAGCTGCGCGGGTTCGAGATGCCACCGCACCACCAGATGGCCATGGTGCAGTCGCTGCTGGTGCGCTCGTTGGTGGCGTGGTTCTGGGATGAGCCGCTGCGCGCCCCGCTGATCCGGCACGGGGAGAATCTGCACGGCCGATACCTGTTGCCGCACTTCCTGATTCAAGACATCGCCGATGTCGCCGGTGATCTGCGTGCGCACGGGGTCGACTTCGACACCAGCTGGTTGGACCCGTTCACCGAGTTCCGCTTCCCGCGGATCGGCACCGCGGTGTTCGACGGCGTCGAGATCGAACTGCGGGGCGCCATCGAGCCGTGGAACGTGCTGGGCGAGGAGTCCACCGCCGGGGGCACCGCACGCTATGTCGACTCGTCGGTGGAGCGCGTGCAGGTGCGCCTGATCGGCGCGGACCGGCACCGGTACATCGTCACGGTGAACGACCAGCCGATCCCGTTGCTGGCCACCGACAAGGCCGACGTCCAGGTCGGGGGTGTGCGCTTCCGCGCCTGGCAGCCGCCCAGCGCGCTGCACCCGACCATCACCGTCGACGGGCCGCTGCGTTTCGAGCTCATCGACACCCTCACCGGTTCGTCGAAGGGTGGCTGCACCTACCACGTGGCCCATCCCGGCGGCCGCGCCTACGACAGCCCGCCGGTGAACGCCGTCGAGGCCGAATCGCGCCGCGGACGCCGGTTCGAGGTGGCCGGATTCACTCCGGGCCGGCTGGATCTGTCCGATCTCCGGGAGAAGCAGGCGCGCCAGTCCACCGATATGGGTGCGCCGGGGATTCTTGACTTGCGCCGGGTGCGTACCGTTCTGCGGTAA